The genomic DNA CAGCCCGGTACGGTGGTAGCGGGGTTGACGATCTTTTCCACGATGGACCAGACGAAAACGCCAAAGCCAACGATGGTTGCGAAAATACCCATATAGAAGCTGATCTTCAGGGGAGAAGAACTAAATCCGGTAATGCCATCTAGGGCGAGTCGGATCATCTTCTTCAGCGGATACTTGGAGGTGCCTGCGGTACGTTCTGCACGGTCGTACTTGACGCCAATCTTCTTGAAGCCTACCCAGCAAACCAGACCGCGAAGGAAACGACTACGTTCCGGCAGGTTCTTCAGCTGATCTACAACGCAGCGGTCCATCAAGCGATAGTCACCGGTGTCAGGGGGAATGTCGATGCTGGTCAGCTTGCCGATAATGCGATAGAAGGCAAATGCGGTAAACTTCTTGAAAATGGTTTCGCCGGCACGCTTGTTGCGCTGGGCATAAACCACCTGGTAACCTTCGCGCCATTTTTCCAGCATTTCGTGAATCAGTTCGGGAGGGTCCTGCAGGTCGCCGTCAATGATGACTACAGCATCACCGATGGCGTGATCCAGGCCTGCGCTAAAGGCTGCCTGATGGCCGAAGTTGCGGCTGAAGTTCACAATCTTGTTGTTGGGATTGCTGGGCAACTTGCTTTCTACGATTTCGCGGGTGCGGTCCTTGGATCCGTCGTTGACGAAAATCAGTTCGTGTTCCACATCCTTCAGGACTTCTTCTAGAACGTTGTAGGT from Fibrobacter sp. UWEL includes the following:
- a CDS encoding glycosyltransferase family 2 protein, whose product is MLLSVIIPVFNEEEIVEKTYNVLEEVLKDVEHELIFVNDGSKDRTREIVESKLPSNPNNKIVNFSRNFGHQAAFSAGLDHAIGDAVVIIDGDLQDPPELIHEMLEKWREGYQVVYAQRNKRAGETIFKKFTAFAFYRIIGKLTSIDIPPDTGDYRLMDRCVVDQLKNLPERSRFLRGLVCWVGFKKIGVKYDRAERTAGTSKYPLKKMIRLALDGITGFSSSPLKISFYMGIFATIVGFGVFVWSIVEKIVNPATTVPGWASLMTAIVFFSGVQLMTIGILGEYIGRIYDEVKQRPLYIEDKK